In one Lolium rigidum isolate FL_2022 chromosome 3, APGP_CSIRO_Lrig_0.1, whole genome shotgun sequence genomic region, the following are encoded:
- the LOC124695111 gene encoding uncharacterized protein LOC124695111, translated as MASGGGYAWALAAGLNAALAAISAKFFAPTLLKYGMVILFNVTMWGCYVNSLKALSSLQATVTNFAANFISSGLAGYFLFQEPLPSKWFGGASLIILGVFILSKSSIEKKQNSD; from the exons ATGGCGAGCGGAGGCGGGTACGCCTGGGCCCTCGCGGCGGGCCTCAACGCCGCGCTCGCCGCCATATCCGCCAAGTTCTTCGCCCCCACG TTGCTGAAATACGGCATGGTGATACTTTTCAACGTGACGATGTGGGGGTGCTACGTCAACAGCCTCAAAGCTCTCTCGTCACTCCAGGCAACAGTCACCAACTTCGCCGCAAACTTCATCTCGTCCGGTCTTGCAGGGTATTTCCTGTTTCAGGAGCCACTGCCTTCTAAG TGGTTTGGAGGTGCCAGTCTGATCATTCTTGGTGTGTTTATCCTCAGCAAATCAAGCATTGAGAAGAAACAGAACTCTGATTGA